One window of Nitrospirota bacterium genomic DNA carries:
- a CDS encoding FAD-dependent oxidoreductase: MKKDLVFVGGGHAHLTALFKLRDYVDRGHRVTVISSSAYQYYSGMGPGMLSGIYRPQEIRFNIKKMTEDRGGVFMEDRVSGIQPQTKSLSLVSGTSIGYDVVSFNTGSEVSLSSTAGPSARIFTVKPIGNLLKAKKEIEAGAGQKTLRITVVGGGPAGVEITGNVWRLLRGLDGKAEITLVAGSRMLHALPDRVRRLARESFLARGISVMEGRRVKAVEEDRVVFDDNTSQGFDIALIATGVRPSALFRDSGLPVGPDNGLLVNSHLQSIAYPGIFGGGDCISLEGHKLAKVGVYAVRENMVLFNNLMASLEGGELETFIPQQQYMLIFNLGNGRGVLWRGKFVWHGRIPFLLKDYIDRRFMRTFQVSGEQLE, translated from the coding sequence ATGAAAAAAGATCTTGTTTTTGTCGGCGGCGGCCATGCGCATCTGACCGCTCTTTTCAAACTAAGGGATTACGTTGATCGGGGCCACAGGGTAACCGTAATCAGTTCTTCGGCATATCAATACTATTCAGGTATGGGGCCGGGCATGTTGTCCGGCATATACCGGCCGCAGGAGATACGCTTTAACATAAAAAAAATGACCGAAGACCGCGGCGGAGTCTTTATGGAAGACAGGGTATCCGGCATACAGCCCCAGACGAAGTCGCTTTCTCTGGTTTCGGGAACGAGTATTGGCTATGATGTGGTCTCTTTCAATACAGGCAGTGAGGTTTCATTGTCATCGACTGCAGGCCCTTCAGCCCGTATCTTCACGGTCAAACCTATTGGTAATCTGCTTAAGGCGAAGAAGGAGATCGAAGCGGGTGCAGGTCAAAAGACCCTTCGCATCACGGTTGTTGGCGGCGGCCCTGCCGGGGTTGAAATCACAGGCAATGTATGGCGGCTGCTACGGGGTCTGGACGGTAAGGCTGAGATTACCCTCGTTGCCGGAAGCAGGATGCTTCATGCCCTTCCGGATCGTGTGCGAAGGCTTGCAAGGGAATCATTTCTTGCAAGGGGTATCAGCGTAATGGAGGGCAGGCGTGTAAAGGCTGTCGAAGAGGATAGGGTGGTTTTCGATGACAACACTTCCCAGGGCTTTGATATTGCCCTGATCGCCACGGGGGTAAGGCCGTCAGCACTCTTCAGGGATTCCGGGTTGCCGGTCGGTCCTGACAACGGCCTCCTGGTGAACAGCCATCTTCAGAGTATTGCGTATCCCGGGATATTCGGCGGCGGCGATTGTATCAGTCTTGAAGGTCACAAACTGGCAAAGGTGGGTGTCTATGCGGTCCGGGAGAATATGGTCCTCTTCAACAATCTTATGGCATCCCTTGAAGGCGGCGAGTTGGAGACGTTCATACCGCAGCAGCAGTATATGCTTATCTTTAATCTTGGAAACGGCAGAGGGGTACTCTGGCGCGGGAAGTTCGTCTGGCATGGCAGAATTCCCTTTCTTCTGAAGGACTACATTGACCGAAGGTTCATGCGGACGTTTCAGGTATCGGGAGAGCAGCTTGAATAG
- the arsS gene encoding arsenosugar biosynthesis radical SAM protein ArsS (Some members of this family are selenoproteins.) translates to MRFQDKVSALQSGPLRAVSVSTLQINLGYVCNMTCSHCHVDAGPLRSEAMKRETAEMVLSVLRDTTISILDITGGAPELNPNFMFLVEESRRLGRQVIIRSNLTVLADPRYEYLFDLFGRHDLEITGSLPCYTEGNVDSMRGKGAFRRSVQVLKRLNAIGYGTGNSAKRLHLAYNPGGAFLPASQAQLEGDYKRVLMEEHGISFDHLFMFANVAVGRFSKVLEEAGKEEQYHDLLKCSFNANALPGLMCRYMISVGWDGRLYDCDFNQVLDIPLDETCPQHVRTFDLGALSGRAIAVGDHCFACTAGKGFT, encoded by the coding sequence ATGAGGTTTCAGGATAAGGTCAGTGCACTCCAGTCAGGACCGCTCAGGGCAGTTTCCGTATCTACGCTCCAGATCAACCTCGGCTATGTCTGCAATATGACCTGCAGCCACTGTCATGTCGATGCCGGGCCGCTGCGCAGCGAAGCGATGAAGAGAGAGACCGCTGAAATGGTGCTCTCGGTTTTGAGGGATACTACGATCAGCATACTTGACATCACCGGCGGTGCTCCTGAGCTGAACCCGAACTTTATGTTTTTGGTTGAGGAGAGCAGGAGGCTCGGCAGGCAGGTGATTATCCGCAGCAATCTCACCGTGCTCGCTGACCCGCGTTATGAATATCTCTTTGACCTGTTTGGCCGCCATGATCTGGAGATTACCGGTTCCCTGCCCTGCTATACCGAGGGGAATGTGGACAGCATGCGGGGCAAGGGTGCCTTCCGACGGAGCGTTCAAGTCCTGAAGCGGCTGAACGCGATCGGATATGGAACAGGGAATTCAGCAAAACGGCTCCATCTGGCGTACAACCCTGGAGGGGCGTTTCTCCCTGCATCGCAGGCTCAGCTCGAAGGAGACTACAAAAGGGTTCTCATGGAGGAACACGGCATATCCTTCGATCATCTTTTCATGTTTGCCAACGTGGCTGTCGGCAGGTTCTCGAAGGTCCTTGAGGAGGCAGGCAAGGAAGAGCAGTATCACGATCTCCTAAAATGTTCCTTTAACGCAAATGCCCTGCCAGGGCTCATGTGCAGATACATGATCAGTGTGGGTTGGGATGGCAGGCTCTATGACTGCGATTTTAACCAGGTGCTGGATATCCCTCTTGATGAAACCTGTCCGCAGCATGTACGCACCTTTGACCTTGGCGCTCTCTCCGGGCGCGCTATTGCGGTGGGCGATCATTGTTTCGCATGCACTGCCGGCAAAGGATTCACGTGA
- the phnD gene encoding phosphate/phosphite/phosphonate ABC transporter substrate-binding protein, whose translation MLPSLFRCLLIFVMLQLIAGCNQNPPQKINLEKRKAVVAEKKNGKAIRIAVGGMITPREGFAYYRQFLDYIGEKMEKPVEFVDREDYAEINKLVATGQVDLAFVCGGPYVDGKKEFDMELLAAPVAYGETVYYSYIIVNRNSPFQQLNDLRGKRFAFTDPLSNSGKLVPTYMLAKMQETPDSFFGKYSYLGSHDKAIQAVAEGVVDGAAVDSLIWEYANRTSPKFTSKTRIILKSPPYGIPPVVVPKGLNAGLKEQLRKIFLESHTDPKGAEILRKMHIDRFVTIEDKAYDSIREMKVWIDKQKGVK comes from the coding sequence ATCTTGCCGTCCCTGTTCAGATGTCTTCTTATCTTCGTTATGCTGCAGCTAATCGCCGGCTGTAACCAGAATCCCCCGCAAAAGATCAATCTGGAAAAACGCAAGGCAGTAGTAGCTGAAAAAAAGAATGGCAAGGCAATACGAATTGCGGTAGGGGGTATGATAACCCCGCGTGAGGGTTTTGCCTATTACCGGCAGTTTCTTGATTACATAGGCGAAAAGATGGAAAAACCGGTCGAATTTGTGGACCGCGAAGATTATGCCGAGATCAACAAACTGGTCGCAACTGGGCAGGTTGATCTGGCCTTTGTCTGCGGCGGCCCCTATGTGGACGGCAAGAAAGAGTTTGATATGGAACTCCTTGCTGCGCCGGTCGCCTACGGTGAAACGGTTTACTACTCGTATATCATCGTCAACAGGAACAGTCCTTTTCAGCAGCTGAACGATCTCAGGGGGAAACGCTTTGCCTTTACCGACCCGCTCTCCAATTCGGGAAAACTGGTGCCGACATACATGCTTGCAAAGATGCAGGAAACACCTGATTCTTTCTTCGGCAAATATTCCTATCTCGGCTCCCATGACAAGGCAATTCAGGCCGTTGCCGAGGGAGTGGTCGATGGCGCTGCCGTTGACAGTCTTATCTGGGAATATGCAAACAGGACGTCACCCAAATTCACGTCAAAGACGCGGATCATCCTGAAATCGCCGCCGTATGGGATACCTCCGGTTGTCGTTCCAAAAGGACTGAACGCCGGGCTTAAAGAGCAGCTCCGCAAGATTTTTCTTGAATCCCATACCGATCCGAAGGGGGCCGAAATTCTCAGGAAGATGCATATCGACCGCTTTGTCACCATCGAGGATAAGGCCTATGATTCAATCCGGGAGATGAAGGTCTGGATTGATAAACAAAAAGGGGTGAAATAG
- a CDS encoding HAMP domain-containing protein: protein MKIRLTIRSKLLIAVFGILIVSGAILLAFNMTSVYHKLEARLQLRGVTIANLMAPEVINRVLTENFLALELMLKDRLGDEQDIEYAFVSNKSGSVIAHTFENGFPTELKGINPVPAGKNYATMRFSTGKSSLIDISIPLLRGEIGQLHIGLSETSIQKETRSIIWSITWLISATMVLAGVVFTVLARIITKPLLGLAKTAEQASQGNFNLNFDSSSDDEIGHLARTFNTMIAARKQIEDERELIITQLQTALKEIKTLSGLLPVCAWCKKIRDDKGYWKMLDVYVSEHSDAEFSHGICPECLKKVSPETYERLEDEKKCAEDSSIHECD, encoded by the coding sequence ATGAAAATCCGTCTCACGATACGATCAAAACTGCTTATCGCTGTCTTCGGCATTCTTATCGTTTCGGGGGCAATACTGCTTGCGTTCAATATGACCTCGGTCTACCATAAACTTGAAGCACGGCTTCAGCTTCGCGGCGTCACCATTGCAAACCTGATGGCGCCTGAGGTTATCAACCGGGTTCTTACCGAAAATTTCCTTGCTCTTGAGCTGATGCTCAAGGACCGTCTCGGTGACGAACAGGATATCGAATATGCCTTTGTCAGCAATAAGAGCGGCAGTGTTATTGCCCATACCTTTGAGAATGGATTTCCTACAGAGTTGAAGGGTATAAATCCGGTTCCGGCCGGAAAGAACTATGCCACTATGCGTTTCTCGACAGGGAAGTCTTCGCTCATTGATATCTCCATTCCGCTTCTCAGGGGAGAGATCGGACAGCTCCATATCGGCCTCTCGGAAACATCAATACAGAAGGAGACGAGAAGTATTATCTGGTCGATCACCTGGCTGATCTCGGCAACCATGGTCCTTGCAGGAGTCGTCTTCACGGTCCTTGCACGTATCATCACAAAACCTCTGTTAGGGCTCGCAAAGACTGCTGAACAGGCATCGCAGGGCAATTTTAACCTCAATTTTGACTCATCTTCAGATGATGAAATCGGGCATCTTGCCCGCACGTTCAATACTATGATAGCTGCCCGTAAGCAGATAGAGGACGAAAGGGAATTAATAATCACCCAACTGCAAACAGCTCTGAAGGAGATTAAAACACTGAGCGGCCTCTTGCCGGTCTGTGCGTGGTGCAAAAAGATCCGCGATGACAAGGGCTACTGGAAAATGCTCGATGTCTATGTGTCTGAGCATTCAGACGCAGAATTCTCCCATGGCATCTGTCCCGAATGCCTTAAAAAGGTGAGCCCCGAAACGTATGAACGACTTGAAGACGAGAAGAAATGCGCCGAGGACTCTTCAATACATGAATGCGACTGA
- a CDS encoding TIGR04283 family arsenosugar biosynthesis glycosyltransferase codes for MISVIIPVLNEEMHLARCMESLRQEAFSGELIVADGGSTDRSKEIAEKCHGVQWVESGKGRGVQMNAGSAVAAGDFLLFLHADTLLEQGWSKEVCSAFDDPSVIGGAFSFSIDDPSPKYRFVEAWVRMRCRVFRLPYGDQAIFIRKSVFQKLGGYKEIPLMEDVDIIKRMKSNGEIALLSCRAVTSGRRWIGKGLVKTALINQITMLLYQLGVSPERLARFYYR; via the coding sequence ATGATCTCCGTAATCATTCCGGTGCTCAATGAAGAGATGCATCTCGCACGCTGCATGGAATCCCTCAGGCAAGAGGCCTTTTCAGGTGAGCTCATTGTCGCCGATGGCGGCAGCACGGACAGGTCAAAAGAGATCGCAGAGAAGTGCCACGGGGTTCAATGGGTGGAATCCGGGAAAGGACGCGGGGTTCAGATGAACGCCGGCAGTGCAGTCGCAGCGGGTGACTTTCTTCTCTTTCTTCATGCTGATACCCTTCTTGAACAGGGTTGGTCAAAAGAGGTCTGTTCTGCTTTTGATGATCCATCCGTCATCGGAGGGGCGTTCAGCTTCAGCATAGATGATCCTTCTCCGAAATATCGGTTTGTTGAAGCATGGGTCAGGATGCGCTGCCGGGTCTTCCGGCTTCCCTACGGCGATCAGGCGATCTTTATCAGAAAGAGCGTCTTTCAGAAACTCGGCGGGTATAAGGAGATACCGCTCATGGAGGATGTTGATATAATCAAACGCATGAAATCAAATGGAGAAATCGCCCTGCTCAGTTGCAGGGCAGTCACGTCAGGACGCAGGTGGATCGGCAAAGGTCTGGTGAAAACCGCGCTCATAAACCAGATTACCATGCTGCTCTATCAGCTTGGCGTCAGCCCAGAACGGCTCGCGAGGTTCTATTACCGATGA
- a CDS encoding PAS domain S-box protein encodes MDELQKDRSGALTEDALKIREEQLRDAQRLAKIGSWRYDVSSESLWWSDELYRMFDLRSEDGPVTMERFLGRVHPEDREELKKQIESGLPYRSDYRILLPDGSVKYVHEEVRVHSDRDAKPIAYTGTAQDVTDRRKTEDQLNHSLSLLTAALESTADGILIVNRDGKIVGFNEQFARLWKIPKTVLDPHDDQKALDFVLDQLKYPDKFVAKVKALYATPEANSFDILEFKDGRTFERYSQPQKINGCPVGRVWSFRDITQQRRTEEKLLKSEERFRLAMQGANDGLWDWNLLTDEVYYSPRWKSMLGYAEDELDNTLDTWKRLVSPVDQDTTLALVGEVVEGHMDKFEVEFRMQHKGGHYLDILSRAILVRDDGGKPVRLIGTHVDITRRKKTEAALRESERRYRIFFDQSPDGVLLMNAKGEIVSFNDAVCEQLGYTREEFSTLQIADIDPVESQADISLRFEKVFRDGKDRFEVKHRTKQGDIRDVFVIIQTLELSGQMFFHTIWQDITDRRRAVDALRASERMLQTIIDTEPECVKLLDKDANLIMMNRAGLEMIEADSLEQVKGQSVSPLITAEYRQPFMDLTRRVFQGEAGKLLFEITGLKGRHLWMETHAVPLLNDSNEIFAALGVTRDVTARKAAEEKISRSEQFIRSILDTVDEGFIVLDRDYRILTANKAYCSQVGGCDEKIIGRHCYEISHKTERPCFEEGEECAARHAFEKGIPHTALHRHKDAGGNILYVETKAFPIKDTEGNVTSVIEVINNITEKYLLEEERLRTQKLESIGTLAGGIAHDCNNLLQGVFGYISMAKITHDQKEKSLAMLDQAEEALHLSVNLTTQLLTFSKGGKPLKKLIRIAPVIENAVKFALSGSHTDFRLDILSDLWTVEADAGQLAQVIQNIVLNANEAMAGSAR; translated from the coding sequence ATGGATGAATTACAGAAAGATCGATCGGGCGCCCTGACTGAAGATGCGCTTAAAATACGTGAAGAGCAATTGAGAGACGCTCAAAGGCTGGCAAAGATCGGAAGCTGGCGGTATGACGTTTCAAGCGAAAGCCTCTGGTGGTCTGATGAACTCTACCGGATGTTTGACCTGCGCAGCGAGGACGGCCCGGTCACTATGGAACGTTTTTTAGGCCGGGTCCATCCTGAGGACAGGGAGGAGCTGAAAAAACAGATTGAATCCGGCCTGCCCTACCGGTCCGATTACCGCATCCTCCTGCCTGACGGCTCGGTTAAATACGTTCACGAGGAGGTCAGGGTTCATTCTGACCGTGACGCAAAGCCGATCGCTTATACGGGAACTGCACAGGATGTCACCGACCGCAGGAAGACAGAGGATCAACTCAACCATTCTCTGTCCCTTCTGACTGCGGCTCTCGAATCGACAGCTGACGGGATCCTCATTGTAAACAGGGATGGCAAAATTGTCGGCTTCAACGAACAGTTCGCCAGACTGTGGAAGATCCCCAAGACGGTCCTCGACCCGCATGACGACCAGAAGGCCCTGGATTTTGTACTCGATCAATTGAAATATCCGGACAAGTTCGTCGCCAAGGTAAAGGCCTTGTACGCTACACCTGAAGCAAATAGTTTTGATATTTTGGAATTTAAGGATGGCCGCACCTTTGAACGATATTCACAACCACAGAAAATCAATGGCTGTCCGGTCGGCAGGGTGTGGAGTTTCCGCGATATTACTCAGCAGAGAAGGACAGAGGAGAAGCTTTTAAAGAGCGAAGAGCGTTTTCGGTTAGCCATGCAGGGCGCAAACGACGGGTTATGGGATTGGAATCTGCTGACCGACGAAGTGTACTATTCTCCCCGCTGGAAATCGATGCTCGGCTATGCAGAGGACGAGCTTGATAATACCCTTGACACCTGGAAGCGGCTGGTCAGCCCTGTTGATCAGGATACCACCCTTGCGCTGGTTGGTGAAGTCGTTGAAGGTCATATGGACAAGTTTGAGGTCGAGTTTCGCATGCAGCATAAGGGCGGCCACTATCTTGATATCCTGTCCCGTGCCATCCTTGTACGTGACGATGGCGGCAAACCCGTCCGTCTGATCGGAACACATGTTGACATTACCAGGCGCAAAAAGACCGAGGCAGCCCTGCGTGAGAGCGAACGACGGTACAGGATCTTTTTCGACCAATCGCCTGATGGCGTCTTACTGATGAACGCAAAGGGTGAAATAGTCAGTTTCAACGATGCGGTTTGCGAGCAGCTGGGATACACCCGTGAGGAATTTTCCACGCTGCAGATAGCGGACATCGACCCTGTAGAAAGCCAGGCCGACATCAGTTTACGTTTTGAGAAAGTTTTCAGGGACGGAAAAGACCGATTTGAAGTGAAGCATAGAACAAAACAGGGTGATATACGGGACGTATTTGTCATAATCCAGACTTTGGAGTTGTCCGGTCAAATGTTCTTCCACACTATCTGGCAGGACATCACGGACCGCAGGCGGGCGGTAGATGCCCTGCGGGCGAGCGAGCGAATGCTCCAAACGATCATTGACACCGAGCCGGAATGCGTGAAGCTGCTCGACAAGGATGCCAACCTCATCATGATGAACCGGGCGGGCCTTGAGATGATAGAGGCCGACTCATTAGAACAGGTAAAAGGTCAAAGCGTCTCCCCCCTGATCACGGCCGAATACCGGCAGCCGTTCATGGATCTGACCAGGCGAGTCTTTCAGGGAGAGGCCGGAAAGCTTCTGTTTGAGATCACAGGTCTGAAGGGCCGTCACCTCTGGATGGAAACCCATGCCGTGCCTCTGTTGAACGATAGCAATGAGATCTTTGCTGCGCTGGGCGTAACGCGCGATGTTACTGCCCGGAAAGCGGCAGAGGAGAAGATCAGCCGGAGCGAGCAGTTCATCAGGAGCATCCTCGACACCGTGGACGAAGGGTTCATCGTCCTCGACCGGGACTACCGTATACTTACGGCCAACAAGGCCTATTGCAGTCAGGTGGGCGGATGCGACGAGAAGATTATCGGCAGACACTGTTACGAGATATCGCATAAAACTGAACGTCCCTGCTTCGAAGAGGGCGAAGAATGTGCAGCACGCCATGCATTTGAAAAAGGAATACCCCACACAGCCCTGCACCGCCACAAAGATGCCGGCGGCAATATCCTCTACGTGGAGACCAAGGCCTTTCCGATCAAAGACACAGAAGGCAACGTCACCTCTGTCATTGAGGTAATCAACAACATCACTGAAAAATACCTGCTTGAAGAAGAGCGGCTCAGGACCCAGAAGCTCGAATCGATCGGCACGCTTGCCGGCGGCATAGCCCATGACTGTAATAATCTGCTTCAGGGTGTGTTTGGGTATATCTCGATGGCAAAGATCACCCATGATCAGAAGGAAAAGTCACTTGCCATGCTCGATCAGGCAGAAGAAGCCCTTCATTTGTCGGTCAATCTCACGACCCAGCTGCTTACGTTTTCCAAGGGCGGCAAGCCGCTGAAGAAGCTGATCAGGATCGCGCCGGTAATTGAAAATGCGGTGAAGTTCGCTCTGAGCGGTTCCCATACAGACTTTCGGCTGGACATACTTTCCGATCTTTGGACAGTGGAGGCGGATGCAGGGCAGCTTGCGCAGGTGATACAGAACATTGTGCTCAATGCCAATGAGGCAATGGCAGGCAGTGCACGATAA
- a CDS encoding response regulator — MPSRANLLLPDGGQFVRIAIEDTGTGIPEPNLAKIFDPYFTTKQKGSGLGLATSYSIIKNHGGVIEVKSEVNRGTTFTIYLPASRGTEIGTAAATTAAAGTRKGRVLLMDDEELVRNVAREMIAALGHEVEGAEDGMRAIELFRQARDAGRPFDLVILDLTVKGGMGGEEAIAKIREIAPEVKAVVSSGYADSPIVADFPAYGFSAVLNKPYRIDSLKNCLDPFFS, encoded by the coding sequence ATGCCCTCAAGGGCCAACCTGCTGCTGCCTGATGGAGGGCAGTTTGTGCGGATAGCTATCGAGGACACCGGCACAGGCATACCAGAGCCGAACCTGGCAAAGATCTTCGATCCTTACTTTACGACCAAGCAGAAAGGCAGCGGCCTGGGGCTGGCGACATCGTATTCGATCATAAAGAACCACGGTGGAGTTATTGAGGTAAAATCAGAGGTGAACCGGGGCACCACCTTCACCATTTATCTTCCGGCGTCCAGGGGCACAGAGATTGGAACGGCAGCGGCCACTACAGCAGCTGCGGGGACAAGGAAGGGCAGGGTACTGCTGATGGACGACGAAGAGCTGGTGCGAAATGTTGCAAGGGAGATGATCGCAGCCCTTGGCCATGAGGTGGAAGGGGCAGAAGACGGTATGAGGGCGATAGAGCTGTTCCGGCAGGCGAGGGATGCCGGCAGACCCTTTGATCTGGTGATCCTGGATCTTACGGTAAAGGGCGGGATGGGAGGAGAAGAGGCGATCGCAAAGATCCGGGAGATTGCCCCTGAGGTCAAGGCAGTTGTATCGAGCGGATATGCAGACAGTCCTATCGTAGCCGACTTTCCTGCCTATGGTTTTTCAGCGGTTCTGAACAAACCCTACAGGATTGATTCCCTGAAGAACTGCCTGGACCCATTCTTTTCGTAG
- a CDS encoding sterol desaturase family protein → MELSIRTIALFRGLASWGGFFVFLCFEYLRPYRPSSVPKTERLLTNISLTILNSVVLSLLFATATINISLDVSANHIGILNNFNLPFWQRVFLAVIFMDFVFYFWHILNHRLPILWRFHRVHHSDLNMDVSTASRFHIGELALSSGIKIGLIYLIGANVASVILFESLLGLTAQFQHSSVKVPLWFEKFFWLFFVPPSMHRIHHSVVIPERNTNYGTILSIWDRILGTLRHDVPQEGIVIGLGSYRTPEGLGLLSLLLMPFTRSAR, encoded by the coding sequence ATGGAACTATCGATAAGAACGATTGCCCTTTTTCGCGGACTGGCCTCATGGGGAGGCTTTTTTGTTTTTCTGTGTTTTGAGTATTTGCGGCCCTATCGCCCCTCATCAGTGCCGAAGACCGAAAGGCTTTTAACCAACATCTCACTCACCATATTAAACAGCGTAGTCCTCAGCCTTCTTTTTGCCACGGCGACGATCAATATCTCTCTTGATGTCTCAGCAAACCATATCGGCATATTGAACAACTTCAATCTGCCTTTCTGGCAGAGGGTTTTTCTGGCGGTCATATTCATGGACTTCGTATTTTACTTCTGGCATATTTTAAATCACCGGCTCCCTATCCTTTGGCGTTTTCACCGCGTGCATCACAGTGATCTGAATATGGATGTGTCAACCGCGAGCCGCTTTCATATCGGTGAACTTGCGCTTTCTTCCGGCATCAAGATCGGCCTGATCTATCTTATCGGTGCAAACGTGGCGAGCGTCATCCTCTTCGAAAGCCTCCTGGGACTGACGGCACAGTTCCAGCACAGCAGCGTCAAAGTTCCGCTATGGTTCGAGAAGTTCTTCTGGCTTTTCTTTGTGCCGCCATCCATGCACCGGATCCATCACTCGGTCGTGATTCCGGAGCGCAATACGAACTACGGTACGATCCTCTCGATCTGGGACCGGATTCTCGGAACTCTGCGGCACGATGTACCCCAGGAAGGGATCGTGATCGGTCTCGGTTCATACCGCACGCCAGAGGGCCTTGGACTACTCAGCCTTCTTCTCATGCCCTTTACCCGTAGCGCGCGATGA
- a CDS encoding TVP38/TMEM64 family protein: MSRDAVRKVVLAALLIAVAMVLRIYVLGDLLSLAFVKESQQRFVSLYADHGVAVIAAYMAMYISVTALSLPGATVMSLAGGAIFGLWRGTVIISFASSIGATLACFGSRYILRDWVQKKFGDRLSVIDRGIAEEGAFYLFTLRLIPVFPFFMINLLMGLTKIPLRTFYWVSQLGMLAGTIVYVNAGQELGKIDSLSGILSPGLIISFTLLGLFPVCTKKLFDWYRKKRQRQKAV; the protein is encoded by the coding sequence ATGAGCCGCGATGCAGTCAGAAAAGTGGTGCTCGCGGCGCTGCTCATTGCGGTGGCAATGGTTCTGAGGATCTATGTCCTTGGTGATCTCCTGAGCCTTGCATTTGTGAAGGAATCCCAGCAGCGTTTTGTTTCACTCTATGCAGATCATGGCGTTGCGGTTATTGCCGCCTATATGGCGATGTATATCTCTGTCACTGCCCTTTCCCTGCCCGGCGCTACGGTTATGAGCCTTGCAGGCGGAGCCATTTTCGGTCTCTGGAGGGGCACCGTAATCATCTCGTTTGCAAGCAGCATCGGCGCAACCCTCGCCTGCTTCGGTTCTCGCTATATCCTGCGGGACTGGGTACAGAAGAAGTTCGGAGACCGGCTCTCTGTCATAGACAGGGGGATTGCGGAGGAGGGTGCCTTCTACCTTTTTACACTCCGACTGATACCGGTCTTTCCTTTCTTTATGATAAACCTTCTGATGGGTCTCACAAAGATACCGCTCAGGACCTTTTACTGGGTATCGCAGCTTGGCATGCTTGCCGGCACTATCGTCTATGTCAACGCCGGCCAGGAACTCGGCAAGATCGATTCTCTCAGTGGCATTCTCTCGCCGGGGTTGATCATCTCGTTCACCCTGCTGGGGCTCTTCCCTGTCTGTACAAAGAAGTTGTTTGACTGGTATCGAAAAAAACGGCAGAGGCAGAAAGCTGTCTGA
- a CDS encoding TIGR04282 family arsenosugar biosynthesis glycosyltransferase, with translation MNRNVYGIMIKYPEPGRVKTRLARDVGHKKAAEIYRDITELVIINTLPVGQNYRRIILYDPPERLGDFEQWLPGNHFVLQQGNDIGERMDNAIRELLTHGAERAVLTGADIPGLNSDVIAGAFTALDHADLVIGPAKDGGYYLIGMKKPHPEIFLNITWSTAEVLEQTVGVIEELHLTVAYTPVLADTDRVEDLAHFPRP, from the coding sequence ATGAACAGGAATGTGTACGGCATTATGATCAAATATCCTGAGCCGGGCCGGGTGAAAACGCGTCTGGCAAGAGATGTCGGCCATAAAAAGGCCGCGGAGATCTATCGGGATATCACTGAGCTGGTCATAATAAACACGTTGCCGGTCGGGCAGAACTATAGACGTATCATTCTTTACGATCCGCCGGAGCGGCTTGGTGACTTCGAACAATGGCTGCCGGGGAATCATTTCGTCCTGCAGCAGGGCAATGACATTGGCGAAAGGATGGACAACGCGATCAGGGAATTGCTGACCCACGGCGCTGAAAGGGCTGTCCTGACCGGGGCCGATATTCCCGGCCTGAACTCGGATGTTATAGCCGGTGCCTTTACCGCACTCGATCATGCGGACCTCGTGATCGGCCCGGCCAAAGACGGCGGATATTATTTGATCGGCATGAAAAAGCCGCATCCGGAGATATTCCTAAATATTACGTGGAGCACGGCAGAAGTTCTTGAGCAGACAGTCGGGGTAATAGAAGAGCTGCACCTGACTGTTGCATACACGCCTGTTCTCGCCGATACGGACAGGGTCGAAGACCTGGCACATTTCCCTCGTCCGTGA